The following coding sequences lie in one Thermoleophilaceae bacterium genomic window:
- a CDS encoding FAD-dependent oxidoreductase: MTHVQKILVVGGGIGGLCTTIAMRRAGFAVDMVEKNPAWDVYGVGIIQPGNALRALNELGLAKEAVAQGHQIVGDRTWLADGQTELADNDWPPLVEGLPPGNGITRPRLHNILQTHTLDSGADVRTGVTFTSLEDHGDGVTVQFTDGDTREYDLVVGADGLYSQVRQSVFPDAPHAKFTGQVCWRYNLPRIEGLEKIWVYIGATGTAGFVPLADDLMYMLTIEKPPEGEPLKLPTRGIAEVYRERLQQFGGLVAEHRELVADDEGVVYRPVENVLVPPPWHRGRVVLIGDAAHATSPHCGQGAAQAIEDGIVLSQELSGDQSLDAALDAYMERRYDRCKMIVEGSETIGRWEIDHSLPVNPTELRTEVTMAAMAPI, from the coding sequence ATGACCCACGTTCAGAAGATCCTCGTGGTGGGGGGTGGCATCGGCGGCCTCTGCACCACCATCGCGATGCGGCGCGCCGGCTTCGCGGTGGACATGGTGGAGAAGAACCCGGCGTGGGACGTGTACGGCGTCGGGATCATCCAGCCGGGCAACGCGCTGCGCGCCCTGAACGAGCTTGGCCTGGCGAAGGAGGCGGTGGCGCAGGGCCATCAGATCGTGGGCGATCGCACCTGGCTGGCCGACGGCCAGACCGAGCTGGCCGACAACGACTGGCCACCGCTCGTTGAGGGGCTCCCGCCCGGCAACGGCATCACACGCCCGCGCCTTCACAACATCCTCCAAACACACACGCTCGACTCGGGCGCGGACGTGCGCACCGGCGTCACGTTCACCTCGCTCGAGGATCACGGCGACGGCGTCACTGTGCAGTTCACGGACGGCGATACGCGCGAGTACGACCTGGTGGTGGGCGCCGACGGCCTCTACTCACAGGTGCGCCAGAGCGTGTTCCCGGACGCGCCGCACGCCAAGTTCACGGGCCAGGTGTGCTGGCGCTACAACCTCCCGCGCATCGAGGGGCTCGAGAAGATCTGGGTGTACATCGGTGCCACCGGCACCGCCGGCTTCGTGCCGCTTGCCGACGACCTGATGTACATGCTCACCATCGAGAAGCCGCCGGAGGGTGAGCCGCTCAAGCTGCCCACCAGGGGAATCGCGGAGGTGTACCGCGAGCGGCTGCAGCAGTTCGGGGGCCTGGTGGCCGAGCATCGCGAGCTGGTGGCGGACGACGAGGGCGTGGTGTACCGGCCGGTGGAGAACGTGCTGGTGCCGCCGCCCTGGCACCGCGGGCGGGTGGTGCTCATCGGTGACGCCGCCCACGCCACCTCGCCCCACTGTGGCCAGGGCGCCGCGCAGGCGATCGAGGATGGCATCGTGCTCTCGCAGGAGCTCTCGGGCGATCAGTCGCTCGACGCCGCACTCGACGCATACATGGAGCGCCGCTACGACCGCTGCAAGATGATCGTGGAGGGCTCGGAGACGATCGGCCGCTGGGAGATCGACCACTCGCTGCCCGTCAATCCGACGGAGCTCCGCACCGAGGTGACGATGGCCGCCATGGCGCCGATTTGA
- a CDS encoding amidohydrolase family protein, which yields MRIDAHAHVIPQAYVDAIPAPGGNLPKPPAMSAGDLLAMMDRYAIDAAVISTGPPGAFFGDQPRANEIARLANELIAGAVRDNPGRFAGLAVLPLPDPDAALAELAHALDVMAFDGVLLLSHVAGTYLGDPLWEPLYAELDRRGAYVFLHPTVPANGVVLPHPGWLYEFPFDTTRALANLIYSGTFERYLNIRWQIAHLGGATTVLADRIGSLAAREPEKAEAAPAGALEYLSRLYYDTGLANHELPYRTATMLAPAEHIVFGTDWPYLAMPDEPEDPAPGLAFLGDEERAALDAGNIAALVPRLAAKEG from the coding sequence ATGCGCATCGACGCTCACGCCCACGTGATCCCGCAGGCGTACGTGGACGCCATCCCGGCACCGGGCGGCAACCTGCCTAAGCCACCAGCGATGAGCGCGGGGGACCTGCTCGCAATGATGGACCGCTACGCAATCGACGCCGCGGTGATCTCCACCGGGCCGCCCGGCGCGTTCTTCGGCGACCAGCCGCGCGCCAACGAGATAGCCCGCCTGGCCAACGAACTGATCGCGGGCGCGGTGCGCGACAACCCCGGCAGATTCGCCGGGCTAGCCGTGCTGCCGCTCCCGGACCCGGACGCCGCGCTCGCGGAGCTTGCGCACGCCCTCGATGTCATGGCGTTCGACGGTGTTCTCCTCCTCAGCCATGTGGCCGGCACATACCTGGGCGACCCGTTGTGGGAGCCGCTGTACGCCGAGCTCGACCGGCGCGGCGCCTACGTGTTCCTGCACCCCACCGTGCCGGCGAACGGCGTGGTGCTCCCGCACCCGGGCTGGCTGTACGAGTTTCCATTCGACACCACGCGCGCGCTCGCGAACCTCATCTACAGCGGCACGTTTGAGCGCTACCTCAACATCCGCTGGCAGATCGCGCACCTGGGCGGCGCGACCACGGTGCTCGCCGATCGCATTGGTTCGCTCGCCGCTCGCGAGCCGGAGAAGGCGGAGGCGGCACCCGCCGGTGCGCTCGAGTACCTGTCGCGGCTCTATTACGACACCGGCCTCGCGAACCACGAGCTCCCCTACCGCACCGCGACGATGCTCGCCCCGGCCGAGCACATCGTGTTCGGCACGGACTGGCCGTACCTCGCGATGCCCGATGAGCCTGAGGATCCGGCGCCTGGACTCGCCTTCCTCGGTGACGAGGAGCGGGCGGCGCTCGATGCCGGCAACATCGCAGCCCTTGTCCCCCGGCTGGCCGCCAAGGAGGGGTGA
- a CDS encoding fumarylacetoacetate hydrolase family protein, with the protein MTRFAFGTFAAADGEPFSGLVVDERVHDLRPEFADTLSMLQDWDASLARLRELAGSPPGDGVALEDLRPLPPVHPSGQVLCGGANYHKHLHQMVVAHLRREGDTRPADELHAEAVEVAARRSREEDPFIFAGLPSALCGARDDVVLWGPGTEHDWELELAVVLGRGGRDIPEDEALAHVAGYTMANDVSTRDVMFRPGFPMTDFLMTKMRPTFFPTGPYIVPTEFVPDYRALRITLKVNGEPMQDEGIDDIIHGVEQLVSYASRVVELRAGDLLLTGSPAGNAAHHGGRWLVPSDVMEGEITGLGIQRNRCVAP; encoded by the coding sequence GTGACCCGCTTCGCGTTCGGGACCTTTGCCGCCGCGGACGGCGAGCCGTTCTCAGGGCTCGTCGTCGACGAGCGGGTGCACGACCTCCGGCCGGAGTTCGCGGACACGCTCTCGATGCTGCAGGACTGGGACGCGTCGCTCGCGCGACTGCGCGAGCTGGCCGGCTCGCCGCCTGGCGACGGCGTCGCACTTGAGGACCTTCGGCCGCTCCCCCCGGTCCACCCGTCCGGCCAGGTGCTCTGCGGCGGGGCCAACTACCACAAGCACCTGCACCAGATGGTGGTGGCGCACCTCAGGCGCGAGGGCGACACGCGGCCGGCCGACGAGCTGCACGCCGAGGCCGTGGAGGTGGCCGCGCGGCGATCGCGCGAGGAGGACCCGTTCATCTTCGCGGGCCTGCCGAGCGCGCTGTGCGGCGCGCGCGACGACGTCGTGTTGTGGGGCCCGGGCACCGAGCACGACTGGGAGCTCGAGCTGGCCGTCGTGCTCGGGCGAGGCGGACGCGACATCCCGGAGGACGAGGCGCTGGCACACGTGGCGGGCTACACGATGGCGAACGACGTGAGCACGCGCGACGTGATGTTCCGCCCCGGCTTCCCGATGACGGACTTCCTGATGACCAAGATGCGGCCCACGTTCTTCCCCACCGGTCCGTACATCGTTCCCACGGAGTTCGTGCCCGACTATCGCGCCCTGCGGATCACGCTGAAGGTGAACGGCGAGCCGATGCAGGACGAGGGCATCGACGACATCATCCACGGCGTCGAGCAGCTCGTGTCCTACGCGTCGCGAGTGGTCGAGCTGCGTGCCGGCGATCTTCTGCTCACGGGCTCGCCGGCCGGAAACGCGGCGCATCACGGCGGCCGGTGGCTCGTGCCCAGCGACGTGATGGAGGGCGAGATCACAGGCCTCGGCATCCAGCGCAACAGGTGCGTGGCGCCCTGA
- a CDS encoding TetR/AcrR family transcriptional regulator codes for MAKRATAQPSSEPLIRPPLQRRSQESLERVLQAGAELLLEVGYEGFTLQEVSKRSGVSIGSIYARAPSKEALVLAIYDREMAKVSAANERLRETAQLEGLKGRELIIALVDLMARSTLEHAGILRVFMYRALIDPEIWQRGSDRSTELSRAFEEALLEHRDELNHPDPELAIDVAFRMVYCTLVRRVSHGDNFESQRPLSDEDLIRELGEAAADYLLAPELPRQRRKPAQRKR; via the coding sequence ATGGCCAAACGCGCCACAGCCCAGCCGAGCTCCGAGCCTCTGATCCGCCCACCGCTTCAGCGGCGCAGCCAGGAGTCGCTCGAACGCGTGCTTCAGGCGGGCGCCGAACTGCTGCTCGAGGTCGGCTACGAGGGCTTCACGCTCCAGGAGGTGAGCAAGCGCTCGGGTGTCTCGATCGGCTCGATCTACGCCCGCGCACCGAGCAAGGAAGCGCTGGTGCTCGCCATCTACGACAGGGAGATGGCCAAGGTGTCCGCGGCCAACGAGCGCCTGCGGGAGACCGCCCAGCTCGAGGGGTTGAAGGGCCGCGAGCTGATCATCGCGCTCGTGGACCTGATGGCCCGGAGCACTCTCGAGCACGCGGGCATCCTGCGCGTGTTCATGTACCGCGCGCTGATCGATCCGGAGATCTGGCAGCGCGGGTCCGATCGCTCCACGGAGCTTTCGCGGGCGTTCGAGGAGGCTCTGCTCGAGCACAGGGACGAGCTCAACCACCCCGACCCGGAGCTGGCGATCGACGTCGCCTTCCGCATGGTCTACTGCACGCTCGTTCGCCGCGTGTCACACGGCGACAACTTCGAGTCGCAGCGCCCGCTCAGTGACGAGGACCTGATCCGCGAGCTGGGCGAGGCGGCCGCGGACTACCTGCTGGCGCCCGAGCTGCCGCGCCAGCGCCGCAAGCCGGCCCAGCGCAAGCGCTAG
- a CDS encoding fumarylacetoacetate hydrolase family protein: MRVARIELEGSPVTAIVEADAVRPLPGVGVLELLTGGSAEAEAGSPIPLSDVRLLSPIEPASVRDFSVFEQHGEGASMALGGPDAKVQDAWYERPAFYFSNPHATTGPGDAIEPPAESTGLDLELEVAVVIGRRARNVSVEEAEACIVGYTIFNDWSERALSAQEARLPFGFHKAKDFANTFGPWIVTPDELEQYRDGDRLNLRMTAYVNGTEIGGDTLASMAWSFPELVHFAARGAWIAPGDVIGSGTCGGGCLFELWGRNQAQEPPPLKPGDEVRLEVEGIGALTNTVGEFQPDLPALPPARSRARA; the protein is encoded by the coding sequence ATGCGCGTCGCCAGAATTGAGCTCGAGGGCTCGCCGGTCACAGCCATCGTCGAAGCGGACGCGGTCCGGCCGCTGCCAGGAGTCGGGGTACTCGAGCTCCTCACCGGCGGGTCGGCCGAGGCGGAGGCAGGCTCGCCCATCCCGCTGAGCGACGTCCGCCTGCTCTCCCCGATCGAGCCGGCGTCGGTGCGCGACTTCTCGGTGTTCGAGCAGCACGGCGAGGGCGCGAGCATGGCGCTCGGCGGGCCGGACGCCAAGGTGCAGGACGCGTGGTACGAGCGGCCGGCCTTCTACTTCTCCAACCCCCACGCGACCACGGGGCCGGGCGACGCGATCGAGCCACCTGCCGAGTCCACCGGTCTGGACCTCGAGCTCGAGGTGGCCGTGGTGATCGGCCGGCGCGCCAGGAACGTCTCGGTGGAGGAGGCCGAAGCGTGCATCGTCGGCTACACGATCTTCAACGACTGGTCGGAGCGCGCGCTCTCGGCACAGGAGGCGCGCCTGCCATTCGGCTTCCACAAGGCCAAGGACTTCGCCAACACGTTCGGCCCGTGGATCGTCACCCCCGACGAGCTCGAGCAGTACCGTGACGGCGACCGTCTGAACCTGCGCATGACCGCCTACGTGAACGGAACCGAGATCGGAGGCGACACGCTGGCCAGCATGGCCTGGAGCTTCCCCGAGCTCGTGCACTTCGCGGCGCGCGGCGCTTGGATCGCGCCGGGTGACGTGATCGGCAGCGGCACCTGCGGCGGTGGCTGCCTGTTCGAGCTGTGGGGCCGCAACCAGGCGCAGGAGCCGCCGCCACTCAAGCCGGGCGATGAGGTTCGCCTGGAGGTCGAGGGGATCGGCGCGCTCACCAACACGGTGGGCGAGTTCCAGCCCGACCTCCCGGCGCTGCCGCCGGCTCGGAGCCGCGCACGCGCGTGA
- a CDS encoding alpha/beta hydrolase family protein produces MRRLTIAAAMYAALALALALAAPARAVTFHDGHGLQVLSVKQVDTRLVALKVRTAALPDLANVYILLPPGYDATRPYPVLYLLHGTRGTASDWTVTGHAEQVIGDRQLITVMPDIALNDGGGGWCSDWPNGAQSWETFHIHQLVPWVDSNLRTIRSRAGRAIAGLSQGGFCSLSYAARHPDLFGTALGYSGAPDIYYDPDARAGAQAVINATEVGLDHLAPNTFFGDPLTNGINWAAHDPATLAENLRATRIYMYWGNGQPGPYDSPGTSLLGASGIEAMIWRDNNDFEARLHSLGIPAHFDDYGPGTHSWPYWTRDLSWSIDKVMSGFADPQPAPSPFTYTSADGRYAVYGWRVAMHRTAREFSTLKAARRGFSLAGSGSATVTTAPLYRPGARYRVTVFGDRVMRHTLRIRAGRAARLRIPVTLGPSNPYQQDTAQAEATGTAVYTSSVRIRRR; encoded by the coding sequence ATGAGGCGCCTCACGATCGCGGCGGCGATGTACGCCGCGCTTGCTCTTGCTCTTGCTCTTGCCGCGCCGGCTCGCGCGGTCACGTTCCACGATGGTCACGGCCTCCAGGTCCTGTCCGTCAAGCAGGTCGATACTCGCCTCGTCGCGCTGAAGGTGCGGACGGCCGCGCTGCCTGACCTGGCCAACGTCTACATCCTGCTTCCACCCGGCTACGACGCGACGCGCCCCTACCCCGTCCTCTACCTCCTGCACGGCACGCGCGGCACGGCCTCCGACTGGACGGTCACGGGCCACGCCGAACAGGTGATCGGGGACAGGCAGCTCATCACCGTGATGCCCGACATCGCGCTGAACGACGGGGGCGGCGGCTGGTGCAGCGACTGGCCGAACGGCGCCCAGAGCTGGGAGACGTTCCACATCCACCAGCTCGTGCCCTGGGTCGACTCCAACCTGCGCACGATCCGGAGCCGCGCCGGGCGCGCCATCGCCGGGCTATCGCAGGGCGGCTTCTGCTCGCTGAGCTACGCGGCGCGCCATCCCGACCTCTTCGGCACCGCGCTCGGCTACTCGGGCGCGCCCGACATCTACTACGACCCCGACGCCCGCGCCGGCGCGCAGGCTGTGATCAACGCCACCGAGGTCGGGCTGGACCACCTGGCGCCGAACACCTTCTTCGGCGACCCGCTGACGAATGGCATCAACTGGGCCGCGCACGATCCCGCCACGCTCGCCGAGAACCTGCGGGCGACCCGCATCTACATGTACTGGGGCAACGGACAGCCGGGGCCGTATGACAGCCCCGGTACGTCGCTCCTCGGCGCCAGCGGCATCGAGGCGATGATCTGGCGCGACAACAACGACTTCGAGGCGCGCCTGCACTCGCTCGGGATCCCGGCCCACTTCGACGACTACGGCCCGGGTACGCATTCGTGGCCGTACTGGACGCGCGACCTGAGCTGGTCGATCGACAAGGTGATGTCGGGCTTCGCAGACCCGCAGCCGGCGCCGTCGCCGTTCACCTACACGAGCGCCGATGGCCGCTACGCGGTGTACGGCTGGCGCGTGGCGATGCACAGGACAGCGAGGGAGTTCTCGACGCTGAAGGCGGCACGCCGCGGCTTCTCGCTCGCGGGCAGCGGCTCCGCCACCGTCACAACGGCGCCGCTCTACCGGCCGGGCGCGCGCTACCGGGTCACGGTGTTCGGTGACCGAGTGATGAGGCACACCCTGCGCATCAGGGCCGGCCGCGCCGCGCGGCTGCGGATTCCCGTGACGCTGGGACCGTCCAATCCGTACCAGCAGGACACCGCCCAGGCGGAGGCCACCGGCACCGCCGTCTACACCTCGTCTGTGAGAATCAGACGGCGATGA
- a CDS encoding FAD-dependent monooxygenase, with product MRALIVGGGPAGLCAAIALAREGVECNIVELSTDWRPAGVGIGLQSPPLRATKALGLFHEIVEIGRPQPEVVIARADGEQVGSMPQVNVNDPGDPPFVNMSRIALHELLARAAERHGVRVRLGMSVEALDGAQVRLSDGSVEQYDLVVGADGLHSRVRELALPHAPTPEYAGQVIWRLGARCPEGLTRYTMMIAGPHRIGLVPLPCDDLYLWMLDSTLPPERPPREQLLGLFHERMASYGGFAPAVAEQATDPEQLDFRALHWLLVPPPWHRGRVVLIGDAVHTTTPHMAFGAGIAIEDAVVLGELVREGVPAEELGDRLVARRFERCRVVVEGSLQLSRWEQEGGPPNPRAPELIGAAMAKLAEPI from the coding sequence ATGAGGGCGCTCATCGTGGGAGGCGGGCCAGCGGGCCTGTGCGCGGCGATCGCGCTCGCGCGCGAGGGAGTGGAGTGCAACATCGTCGAGCTGTCCACGGACTGGCGGCCCGCGGGGGTGGGCATCGGCCTCCAGAGTCCGCCGCTGCGGGCCACCAAGGCGCTCGGCCTCTTCCACGAGATCGTGGAGATCGGCCGCCCGCAGCCCGAGGTCGTCATCGCGCGCGCCGACGGCGAGCAGGTGGGCTCGATGCCGCAGGTGAACGTGAACGATCCGGGCGACCCGCCCTTCGTGAACATGAGTCGCATCGCTCTTCACGAACTGCTCGCCCGAGCGGCGGAACGGCACGGCGTGCGGGTGCGGCTGGGCATGAGCGTAGAAGCGCTCGACGGCGCGCAGGTCAGGTTGAGCGATGGCAGCGTGGAGCAGTACGACCTCGTGGTCGGCGCGGACGGCCTGCATTCGCGGGTACGGGAGCTCGCCCTGCCCCACGCGCCCACGCCGGAGTACGCCGGCCAGGTGATCTGGCGTCTCGGTGCGCGCTGTCCGGAGGGTCTGACCCGCTACACGATGATGATCGCCGGACCACACCGGATCGGCCTCGTGCCGCTCCCCTGTGACGATCTCTACCTCTGGATGCTCGACAGCACGCTGCCGCCGGAGCGCCCGCCGCGCGAGCAGCTGCTCGGCCTCTTCCACGAGCGGATGGCGTCCTACGGCGGCTTCGCGCCTGCGGTGGCGGAACAGGCCACCGATCCCGAGCAGCTCGACTTCCGCGCTCTGCACTGGCTGCTCGTGCCGCCGCCGTGGCACCGCGGCCGCGTGGTGCTGATCGGCGATGCGGTGCACACCACCACGCCGCACATGGCGTTCGGCGCCGGCATCGCGATCGAGGACGCGGTGGTGCTGGGCGAGCTCGTTCGCGAGGGAGTGCCGGCGGAGGAGCTCGGCGACCGCCTGGTGGCGCGCCGCTTCGAGCGCTGCCGCGTGGTGGTGGAGGGCTCGCTTCAGCTCTCGCGCTGGGAGCAGGAGGGCGGGCCGCCGAATCCGAGGGCGCCCGAGCTCATCGGAGCGGCAATGGCCAAGCTGGCCGAGCCGATCTAG
- a CDS encoding VOC family protein → MPYRLLSQLVHVELLTPSLAESVQFAVDVLGLDVVEEAGDSVYLRCWGDYYAHSLILTAADEPGIAHAAWRTDGPEQLDEAVRRVEAAGSTGEWIDSSVGHGRAYRFVGPGGHTLELVWEVERAAAPEGEESPLPDRPQRAGSRGIAVRMVDHLTVTTPDVRDQSGWYHEVLGFRTMAYIEPAPGAPWLFSVNSTNEKSHDLGLVQDFDGIPGRHHHLAYWVETNHDLTKGATFLVEHGYDIDFGPGQHGIGEQNYLYFRDPAGLRYELNSGGYRNYVPDWEPVRWGIEDGPNNTYRTEIQMPAVHMVPIPPGARGRAAAEVDYTANPVSRS, encoded by the coding sequence ATGCCCTACCGCCTGCTGTCACAGCTCGTGCACGTCGAACTGCTAACGCCGTCGCTGGCCGAGTCTGTGCAGTTCGCGGTGGACGTTCTCGGCCTCGATGTCGTGGAGGAGGCCGGCGACTCCGTGTACCTGCGCTGCTGGGGCGACTACTACGCCCACAGCCTGATCCTCACCGCGGCCGACGAGCCCGGTATCGCGCACGCCGCATGGCGCACTGACGGCCCTGAGCAGCTCGACGAGGCTGTCCGCAGGGTCGAGGCCGCCGGGTCGACGGGGGAATGGATCGACTCGTCGGTGGGACATGGCCGCGCCTACCGCTTCGTGGGACCGGGCGGGCACACGCTGGAGCTCGTCTGGGAAGTGGAGCGAGCGGCGGCGCCTGAGGGCGAGGAGTCGCCGCTGCCGGACCGTCCGCAGCGTGCCGGCTCGCGCGGCATCGCCGTGCGCATGGTGGACCACCTCACCGTCACCACGCCGGACGTCCGCGACCAGAGCGGTTGGTACCACGAGGTGCTCGGCTTCCGCACGATGGCGTACATCGAGCCCGCGCCCGGAGCGCCGTGGCTCTTCAGCGTGAACAGCACCAACGAGAAGTCGCATGACCTCGGCCTCGTGCAGGACTTCGACGGCATCCCGGGCAGGCACCACCACCTCGCCTACTGGGTGGAGACGAACCACGACCTGACGAAGGGCGCCACCTTCCTCGTCGAGCACGGCTACGACATCGACTTCGGGCCCGGCCAGCACGGCATCGGCGAGCAGAACTACCTCTACTTCCGTGACCCTGCTGGCCTGCGCTACGAGCTGAACTCGGGCGGCTACCGCAACTACGTCCCGGACTGGGAGCCGGTGCGGTGGGGGATCGAGGACGGTCCGAACAACACCTACCGGACCGAGATCCAGATGCCGGCGGTGCACATGGTCCCCATCCCTCCGGGCGCGCGCGGCCGCGCGGCCGCCGAGGTGGACTACACCGCCAACCCGGTTTCGCGCAGCTAG
- a CDS encoding cyclase family protein, whose product MNIIDLSHWIEPSPEGTPDFLRTDVSYGSHEEGAGEFEKLLGIPRRLLRNEEGPAGERLSIGTHATTHLDAPWHYNSEIGGSPAETIDELPLDWFFGPGVVVDATRREDGDALTREDMERGIADAGHELSPGHIVLVHSGRDAFYHERDFMWRGPGVTAEATRWLFDYGVRVMGIDAWGWDAPLDRQAKEAMARDEKGILWSAHQCDLPYSQIERLTNLGALPRTGFTVACFPLKIKGASAAPARVVALVEDSS is encoded by the coding sequence GTGAACATCATCGACCTGTCGCACTGGATCGAGCCGTCGCCCGAGGGGACGCCGGATTTCCTGCGCACCGACGTGTCGTACGGCAGCCACGAGGAGGGTGCCGGGGAGTTCGAGAAGCTGCTCGGCATCCCGCGGCGGCTCCTGCGCAACGAGGAGGGTCCGGCCGGCGAGCGCCTCTCGATCGGCACCCACGCCACAACCCATCTCGACGCGCCGTGGCACTACAACTCGGAGATCGGCGGCTCGCCCGCCGAGACCATCGACGAGCTGCCGCTCGACTGGTTCTTCGGCCCGGGCGTGGTGGTGGACGCCACCCGGCGCGAGGACGGGGACGCTCTCACGCGCGAGGACATGGAGCGCGGCATCGCGGACGCGGGCCACGAGCTCTCGCCCGGCCACATCGTGCTCGTGCATTCTGGGCGCGACGCCTTCTACCACGAGCGTGACTTCATGTGGCGCGGCCCGGGCGTGACCGCAGAGGCCACGCGCTGGCTGTTCGACTACGGGGTGCGCGTGATGGGCATCGATGCCTGGGGCTGGGACGCGCCGCTCGACCGGCAGGCCAAGGAGGCGATGGCGCGCGACGAGAAGGGAATTCTCTGGTCCGCGCACCAGTGCGACCTGCCCTACTCGCAGATCGAGCGCCTCACCAACCTCGGGGCGCTGCCGCGAACCGGCTTCACCGTCGCCTGCTTCCCGCTGAAGATCAAGGGCGCGAGCGCCGCGCCCGCGCGCGTGGTGGCGCTGGTCGAGGACAGCTCCTGA
- a CDS encoding cupin domain-containing protein: MAVPRRVVTGHDAAGRSVVLSDGPVPKSHAIPSAVFHEIWSTGETPAPIRPEEPADPTARPLRTPPDPNGTVIRIVDINPHAASPMHRTESVDCGILLEGEIHLILDDGSETRLGPGDVVVQRGTDHAWENRTDSVTRIAFILIDGKFTNEVRERLPAEALEHLFSQQLD, encoded by the coding sequence ATGGCTGTTCCACGACGCGTGGTCACAGGTCACGACGCGGCGGGCCGCTCGGTGGTCCTGTCGGACGGCCCGGTACCGAAGAGCCACGCGATACCGAGCGCGGTGTTCCACGAGATATGGAGCACGGGGGAGACCCCGGCGCCGATAAGACCTGAGGAGCCGGCGGATCCCACCGCCCGCCCGCTGCGCACGCCGCCGGATCCAAATGGAACGGTGATCAGGATCGTCGACATCAACCCGCACGCGGCGTCGCCCATGCACCGCACGGAGTCCGTGGACTGCGGGATCCTGCTCGAGGGCGAGATCCATCTGATACTGGACGACGGCTCCGAGACGCGCCTCGGGCCCGGCGATGTGGTGGTGCAGCGCGGCACCGATCACGCGTGGGAGAACCGCACGGACTCGGTCACGCGCATCGCGTTCATCCTGATCGACGGGAAGTTCACGAACGAGGTGCGCGAGCGGCTCCCGGCTGAGGCGCTCGAGCACCTGTTCTCGCAACAGCTGGACTAG